A single region of the Pectinophora gossypiella chromosome 2, ilPecGoss1.1, whole genome shotgun sequence genome encodes:
- the LOC126378366 gene encoding zinc transporter 2-like isoform X3 yields MTEDKKPLLLFKEGKASYGTDSATRGRRVIFCVHGNPSSGCCAVIENSPDGDPDRRNGSITEIERHCHRSRNEEIDKRARRKLIIASILCVVFMIGEIVGGYISNSLAIATDAAHLLTDFASFMISLFSLWVASRPATRRMPFGWYRAEVIGALTSVLLIWVVTGVLVYMAVQRVIYRDFDIDATVMLITSAVGVAVNLVMGLTLHQHGHSHGGGGHGHSHGSSNPVLNNKKEGTDADVECTPAPAQHHQQNINVRAAFIHVLGDFLQSFGVLVAAIVIYYKPEWNLVDPICTFLFSVLVLITTFSIIKDTLLVLMEGSPRGVDFQDVANTFLSLPGVVRVHNLRMWALSLDKTALSAHLAIRTGVSPQKVLEQATRLVHDKYDFFEMTLQIEEFSDGMEDCSQCKMPQS; encoded by the exons ATGACGGAAGATAAGAAGCCATTGTTACT GTTCAAAGAGGGCAAGGCGTCATACGGCACAGACTCCGCGACACGAGGGCGGCGCGTGATATTTTGCGTGCACGGCAACCCTTCCAGCGGGTGCTGCGCTGTCATAGAGAACAGCCCCGACGGCGACCCCGACAGGAGAAACGGCAGCATCACCGAGATTGAGA GGCATTGCCACAGATCTAGAAATGAAGAAATAGACAAAAGAGCGCGGAGAAAACTCATCATAGCCAGTATTTTATGTGTAGTGTTCATGATAGGTGAAATTGTAG GTGGGTACATATCCAACAGTTTAGCGATAGCAACAGACGCGGCACATCTGTTGACGGATTTCGCCAGTTTCATGATCTCTCTATTTTCCCTGTGGGTTGCCAGCAGACCTGCGACCAGGCG GATGCCGTTCGGTTGGTACCGCGCTGAAGTGATAGGAGCGCTAACATCGGTTCTGCTGATCTGGGTGGTGACAGGGGTGCTGGTGTACATGGCGGTTCAGCGCGTCATCTACCGTGACTTCGACATCGACGCCACCGTCATGCTCATCACCTCTGCTGTTGGAGTTGCTGTCAATCTCGT AATGGGTCTGACGCTCCATCAACATGGACACAGTCACGGCGGCGGCGGACACGGTCATTCGCATGGAAGCAGCAACCCCGTACTCAATAATAAG AAGGAGGGTACAGACGCGGACGTGGAATGCACCCCTGCGCCGGCGCAACACCACCAGCAGAACATCAACGTGCGCGCCGCCTTCATACACGTGCTCGGGGACTTCCTGCAGAGCTTCGGAGTGCTCGTTGCCGCCATCGTCATATACTACAAG CCGGAATGGAACCTGGTGGACCCAATCTGCACGTTCCTGTTCTCAGTGTTGGTGCTGATAACCACCTTCAGCATCATTAAGGATACCCTACTGGTGCTCATGGAGGGATCTCCCAGAGGAGTCGACTTCCAG GATGTGGCAAACACGTTCCTGTCGCTGCCGGGCGTGGTGCGCGTGCACAACCTGCGCATGTGGGCGCTGTCGCTCGACAAGACCGCGCTCTCTGCGCATCTGGCTATAC GCACAGGCGTCTCACCGCAGAAGGTTCTAGAACAAGCGACGAGACTCGTCCACGATAAGTACGACTTCTTCGAGATGACCCTCCAGATTGAAGAGTTCAGCGATGGCATGGAAGACTGCAGCCAATGTAAGATGCCGCAATCTTAG